A single Mustelus asterias chromosome 4, sMusAst1.hap1.1, whole genome shotgun sequence DNA region contains:
- the LOC144492415 gene encoding syntaxin-3-like — MKDRLEELKKTAEESSVDNVFSGIDNPVFEGSGFSKFDPFFNDVSAISSNLNKLVKLVYGIQKKQAKVLCGTANDSIYKEKKYLKDAKQEFTQEAKHIQSQLDGMKAELSQDNEQLSVEFRMRQCQFNALTARYQEILSSHYTKEIEYVGRLKQQITRQTQLAGLQLQDEDIDHLVENLTPPQIVGQDLEILKAKQHLALAHERHRQLLVLESQVAELQELFLHFELLVSEQQDVLNSIEYNVLRTADYISQSREYVKTAIKYQKKSRVTAAAAAALGLCACVPCIAKLSS; from the coding sequence ATGAAAGACAGACTGGAGGAGCTGAAGAAAACCGCAGAGGAGAGCTCAGTGGACAATGTATTCAGCGGAATTGATAATCCAGTGTTTGAAGGATCAGGATTCAGCAAATTTGACCCATTTTTTAATgatgtttcagccatttcctcaaacCTCAACAAACTGGTAAAGCTAGTTTACGGTATACAGAAAAAGCAAGCAAAGGTGCTTTGTGGGACTGCAAATGACAGCATCTACAAGGAAAAGAAATACCTGAAGGATGCAAAGCAAGAGTTTACTCAGGAGGCGAAGCACATTCAGTCACAACTGGATGGAATGAAAGCTGAGCTGTCTCAGGACAATGAGCAGCTGTCGGTCGAATTCAGGATGCGTCAGTGCCAGTTTAACGCACTGACAGCCCGCTATCAGGAAATCCTATCGTCTCACTATACGAAGGAGATTGAATACGTTGGTAGGTTGAAACAGCAAATCACTCGACAGACTCAGCTGGCGGGTTTGCAGCTCCAGGATGAAGATATTGACCACTTGGTGGAGAACCTGACACCCCCACAAATTGTCGGCCAGGACCTGGAGATCCTCAAAGCCAAACAGCATCTAGCTCTGGCCCACGAGCGCCATAGGCAACTGCTGGTGCTTGAATCTCAGGTAGCTGAACTTCAGGAACTCTTCCTCCACTTTGAGCTACTGGTGTCTGAGCAGCAAGATGTTTTAAACAGCATTGAGTATAACGTACTCCGAACAGCTGACTACATTTCGCAGTCGAGAGAATATGTTAAAACTGCAATAAAATATCAGAAGAAATCGCGGGTTACTGCAGCAGCTGCTGCGGCATTGGGCCTATGCGCGTGCGTACCGTGCATCGCTAAGTTGTCATCTTAA